A part of Terriglobus roseus genomic DNA contains:
- the metE gene encoding 5-methyltetrahydropteroyltriglutamate--homocysteine S-methyltransferase, with amino-acid sequence MATQALTPLSKLKTANLGFPRMGRQRELKFALEGFWTGKRTEAELLETAASLRAEHWKLQKSAGIDFIPTNDFSLYDQVLDTLVLIGATPERFGSGKITLERYFSMARNSKEQTAMEMTKWFDTNYHYLVPEWSAWLPFTVDTTKLLNEIAEARALGIEPRPVLIGPLTLLLLGKGVDGFDPFMLTDKLVSAYQAVLHTLAEQNIEWVQIDEPILATDLPEGAAEFFRHAYAELTKTPVKLMLTTYFDRLGSNLSLAVEAQTAGIHIDLVRTPRQLNEVLAALTPEQVLSLGVVEGRNIWLTDFAAAQEFITKAVAALGAERVIVAPSCSLLHVPHDLRSETKLPTRVKSWLRFAEEKLAEIAALASSEAAAFTANLAAIADRATAESSTNQEVRSKLASLLESDFARKSPYSERTDKQRAELGLPLFPTTTIGSFPQTAEVRKHRAAFKHGHESAEAYEAFLREATEHCIRQQEEIGLDVLVHGEFERNDMVEYFAEFLEGFVFTEYGWVQSYGSRCVKPPIIFGDVSRPQPMTVKWSNYARSLTSRPMKGMLTGPITILQWSFVRNDIPRQQTAWQIALALRSEVNDLEAAGIRIIQVDEPALREGLPLRHADWETYLDWAVKAFRLSTSGVEDETQIHTHMCYCEFEDVLPSIAALDADVISMESARSRMELLDAFQAHGYPNEIGPGVYDIHSPRVPSAEEMGELLGLAINVLKPGQVWVNPDCGLKTRGWPETVEALKNMCQAAVQARIHFTE; translated from the coding sequence ATGGCAACACAGGCACTAACACCACTTTCCAAGCTGAAGACAGCAAACCTCGGCTTCCCGCGCATGGGCCGGCAGCGCGAATTGAAGTTTGCTCTGGAAGGATTCTGGACGGGTAAGCGCACCGAAGCCGAACTTCTGGAAACCGCCGCTTCCCTTCGTGCAGAACACTGGAAATTGCAGAAGTCCGCAGGCATTGATTTCATTCCCACGAATGACTTCTCGCTCTATGACCAGGTGCTGGACACGCTGGTTCTGATCGGCGCCACACCGGAACGTTTTGGCAGTGGCAAAATCACGCTGGAACGCTACTTCAGCATGGCGCGCAACAGCAAAGAACAAACCGCCATGGAGATGACCAAGTGGTTCGATACGAACTATCACTACCTGGTCCCGGAATGGAGTGCGTGGCTTCCCTTCACTGTCGATACGACGAAACTTCTGAATGAGATTGCAGAGGCTCGTGCACTCGGCATTGAACCTCGTCCCGTTCTCATTGGACCGCTTACTTTGCTGTTACTTGGCAAGGGGGTGGATGGCTTTGATCCTTTCATGCTCACGGATAAGCTCGTGTCTGCTTACCAAGCTGTGCTTCACACGCTGGCCGAACAGAATATCGAGTGGGTGCAGATCGATGAGCCAATCCTTGCCACAGACTTGCCTGAAGGTGCAGCGGAGTTCTTCCGTCATGCGTACGCAGAGCTGACAAAGACGCCGGTCAAGCTGATGTTGACCACATACTTCGATCGTCTCGGGAGCAACCTCTCGCTCGCGGTTGAGGCGCAAACCGCAGGCATCCATATTGACCTTGTTCGCACACCGCGGCAATTGAACGAAGTTCTTGCTGCGCTTACCCCAGAGCAGGTGTTAAGCCTCGGCGTGGTGGAAGGGCGCAACATCTGGCTTACGGATTTTGCCGCTGCCCAGGAGTTCATCACAAAGGCTGTTGCGGCGTTAGGAGCAGAGCGCGTCATCGTTGCACCGTCGTGCTCACTGCTACACGTACCGCATGATCTACGTAGCGAAACGAAGCTACCTACGCGCGTTAAAAGCTGGCTGCGTTTCGCAGAGGAGAAACTCGCAGAAATCGCTGCGCTTGCTTCTTCTGAAGCAGCCGCTTTCACCGCAAATTTAGCTGCGATTGCAGATCGCGCGACTGCGGAATCCTCTACGAATCAGGAAGTACGTTCGAAGCTTGCATCGCTATTGGAATCAGACTTCGCACGTAAATCGCCTTACAGTGAACGCACCGACAAACAACGCGCAGAGCTTGGCTTGCCGCTTTTCCCCACCACAACCATCGGCTCATTCCCGCAGACGGCTGAAGTGCGTAAGCATCGTGCGGCATTCAAACACGGACACGAAAGCGCAGAAGCCTATGAGGCATTCCTGCGCGAAGCCACCGAACACTGCATTCGTCAGCAGGAAGAGATCGGCCTCGATGTACTTGTTCACGGCGAGTTTGAACGCAATGACATGGTCGAATACTTCGCTGAGTTTCTGGAAGGCTTCGTCTTCACGGAATACGGCTGGGTCCAGAGCTACGGATCGCGTTGTGTGAAGCCGCCCATCATCTTCGGTGATGTATCGCGACCACAACCAATGACTGTGAAGTGGTCAAACTATGCACGCTCCCTCACGTCACGCCCGATGAAGGGCATGCTCACCGGCCCCATCACCATTCTGCAGTGGTCGTTTGTGCGCAACGATATCCCACGGCAACAAACAGCATGGCAGATTGCGCTTGCGCTGCGTTCCGAGGTTAATGATCTGGAAGCAGCGGGCATTCGCATTATCCAGGTGGATGAGCCTGCACTGCGAGAAGGTTTGCCGCTGCGTCATGCCGATTGGGAAACCTATCTGGACTGGGCAGTCAAAGCGTTCCGGCTCTCCACAAGCGGTGTCGAAGACGAGACGCAGATTCATACGCACATGTGCTACTGCGAGTTTGAAGACGTACTGCCTTCTATTGCTGCACTCGATGCGGACGTCATTTCGATGGAGTCTGCACGTTCGCGTATGGAGCTGCTGGATGCTTTCCAAGCGCATGGCTATCCCAACGAAATTGGACCGGGCGTTTATGACATTCACTCGCCCCGAGTTCCCTCCGCTGAGGAGATGGGAGAGCTACTTGGTCTTGCGATCAACGTGCTCAAGCCAGGACAAGTTTGGGTTAATCCAGACTGTGGTCTGAAGACACGCGGATGGCCAGAAACGGTCGAAGCTCTCAAAAACATGTGCCAAGCCGCAGTTCAGGCACGCATCCATTTCACTGAGTAA
- a CDS encoding serine hydrolase has protein sequence MACSSAAIAQPQDATTAAVQQIIAQHHGKVAVYAHQLNTDKTIAIDAEQPVQTASTIKLAMLWTAMREIGLGHAAWNEKLTLQPGEGVAGSGVLHFFDTPLTVTLKDVATMMVIVSDNTATNMMIDRFTTKKVDDNMTALGLDRTWLYKKVSKPAVGPMPADQKKFGLGKTTARQISTVMEKIGRCDLNIAGQPAVDPAKAQVACKAAIEMLRNQFYRDTIPRYLETLDNTEAGSGIASKTGSLDATRSDVAIIAAKSGPIVLAVYTYENSDKGWSVDNEGEVTVAKIAKAIVTAWSPQGIDGKALVPDLGLPQAK, from the coding sequence TTGGCGTGCAGTTCCGCGGCTATTGCACAGCCACAAGATGCAACGACCGCCGCGGTACAGCAGATCATCGCGCAGCACCATGGCAAAGTAGCCGTCTACGCCCACCAACTCAACACAGACAAGACGATTGCCATTGATGCGGAGCAACCCGTGCAGACGGCGAGCACCATCAAGCTAGCTATGCTGTGGACGGCTATGCGTGAGATTGGCCTGGGACACGCTGCGTGGAACGAGAAGTTGACTCTACAACCGGGCGAGGGTGTGGCTGGCTCTGGCGTGTTGCATTTCTTCGACACGCCGTTGACCGTCACGCTGAAGGATGTGGCCACGATGATGGTTATCGTCAGCGACAACACCGCTACCAACATGATGATTGACCGCTTCACCACGAAGAAGGTTGATGACAACATGACGGCGCTTGGTCTGGATCGGACGTGGCTATACAAGAAGGTTTCAAAACCAGCCGTCGGGCCAATGCCAGCAGATCAAAAGAAGTTTGGTCTGGGAAAGACAACAGCACGACAGATCAGCACGGTGATGGAGAAGATTGGCCGCTGCGATCTCAACATCGCAGGCCAGCCTGCGGTCGATCCTGCAAAGGCGCAGGTGGCCTGCAAGGCAGCTATTGAGATGCTTCGCAATCAGTTTTATCGCGATACCATTCCGCGTTATCTGGAGACTCTGGATAACACGGAAGCGGGAAGTGGCATTGCGAGTAAGACCGGCTCGTTGGATGCGACGCGTTCCGATGTAGCGATCATCGCAGCAAAGTCTGGCCCCATCGTTCTTGCGGTCTACACGTACGAGAACTCCGACAAAGGCTGGAGTGTCGACAACGAAGGCGAAGTCACTGTGGCAAAGATTGCAAAGGCGATTGTGACAGCATGGTCGCCACAGGGAATCGACGGGAAGGCGCTCGTTCCGGACCTTGGCTTACCCCAGGCGAAATAA
- a CDS encoding tetratricopeptide repeat protein, whose amino-acid sequence MFRRASIHRFLPLAAAVLCCGLAVAQQDSKPAKKCKPKDTACNNAQSSSDTSGSSSQPQSMHDQFPFPTDDSKHGGDAEGTPSAPPAPAANSNGLPQMPTEPVPDPPAESQKPMHIPRSGDDAAGSSSSSGSSGSSSSSSSADDDSDVAPTTEAPNAPVKAAPLKNYGAKDSSEVIREKLDKTRVPDDIKVGKYYMDTGNVQGAYLRFKDAVGYDPEDPDARFYLAEAASKLKHRDEAVANYQECLKLDPGGDHDKASRRALTSLGIAAK is encoded by the coding sequence ATGTTTCGCCGTGCGTCCATTCATCGTTTTCTTCCTCTTGCCGCCGCCGTGCTGTGCTGCGGCCTGGCCGTTGCGCAGCAGGACTCGAAGCCTGCGAAGAAGTGCAAGCCAAAGGACACCGCCTGCAACAACGCGCAGTCTTCGTCGGACACATCCGGCTCGTCCAGCCAGCCTCAGTCGATGCACGACCAATTTCCGTTCCCGACAGATGATTCGAAGCACGGTGGCGATGCAGAAGGAACGCCTTCAGCGCCTCCCGCTCCAGCCGCAAATTCGAACGGGCTGCCGCAGATGCCTACCGAACCGGTTCCTGACCCGCCTGCCGAATCGCAGAAGCCAATGCACATTCCGCGTAGCGGGGATGATGCAGCAGGTTCCAGTTCGAGTTCCGGCTCCAGTGGTTCCAGCAGCAGTTCCAGTTCGGCTGACGACGACAGCGACGTAGCACCGACCACCGAAGCGCCCAACGCGCCAGTGAAGGCCGCTCCGCTGAAGAACTACGGCGCCAAGGACAGCAGCGAGGTCATCCGCGAGAAGCTGGACAAGACGCGCGTTCCCGACGACATCAAGGTCGGCAAATACTACATGGACACGGGAAACGTGCAAGGCGCGTATCTGCGGTTTAAAGATGCTGTCGGCTATGATCCCGAAGATCCGGACGCACGCTTCTACCTGGCAGAAGCAGCCTCAAAGCTGAAACATCGCGATGAAGCCGTGGCCAATTACCAGGAGTGCCTAAAGCTGGATCCAGGTGGCGACCACGACAAGGCCTCGCGCCGTGCTCTGACGTCACTGGGTATTGCTGCTAAGTAG
- a CDS encoding PspC domain-containing protein, whose protein sequence is MYGPLIRPRYDRKVAGVCAAFARSYGWDPTTVRLILVLLVIFGGSGILAYVVCWIVIPEEPLGMSYPNPGQYPPPPPPANYPPQYQQQYPPVPPTEPPTAS, encoded by the coding sequence ATGTACGGTCCTTTGATTCGTCCTCGTTATGACCGCAAGGTTGCTGGTGTCTGTGCTGCATTTGCTCGCTCCTATGGCTGGGATCCCACCACGGTTCGACTGATCTTGGTGTTGCTGGTGATCTTCGGTGGTAGCGGCATTTTGGCGTATGTCGTGTGCTGGATCGTTATTCCCGAAGAGCCGCTTGGCATGAGCTATCCGAATCCCGGCCAGTATCCGCCTCCGCCGCCACCCGCGAATTATCCGCCGCAGTACCAGCAGCAGTACCCGCCGGTACCCCCAACGGAACCGCCTACTGCCTCGTAA
- a CDS encoding SET domain-containing protein, with product MLPRLILRSSPVHGCGCYTLDPIRNGARVAEYDGPRMTKADADERYADRDITYLFGVQDRDTVIDGFGTAMFINHCCEPNCQTEEDEEGHVYILALRNIAAGEELTYEYHLYDSDEDDQPCYCSTDACRGTMFSEAEVRRRKKLGLPMTLKKPARRR from the coding sequence ATGCTCCCACGGTTGATTCTTCGTTCCTCGCCGGTTCACGGCTGCGGCTGTTACACCCTTGACCCCATTCGCAACGGCGCGCGCGTGGCGGAATACGACGGCCCCCGCATGACCAAAGCCGATGCGGATGAACGTTATGCAGACCGTGATATCACCTATCTGTTCGGCGTGCAGGATCGCGATACCGTGATTGACGGCTTCGGTACGGCCATGTTTATCAACCACTGCTGCGAGCCGAACTGCCAGACAGAAGAAGATGAAGAGGGACACGTCTACATCCTGGCGCTGCGGAACATTGCCGCCGGTGAGGAATTGACCTACGAGTACCACCTCTACGATTCCGACGAGGACGATCAGCCCTGCTACTGCAGCACGGATGCCTGCCGGGGAACCATGTTCAGCGAGGCGGAAGTGCGGCGGCGGAAGAAGTTGGGACTGCCCATGACCCTGAAGAAGCCGGCGCGCCGCAGGTAG
- a CDS encoding YbaB/EbfC family nucleoid-associated protein yields MDFGKLQEMMGQAQHMQAQMEEKLATTTAEATSGGGLVTARVNGRKELLRLKLDPNVLTAASGDIEMLEDLITAAINEAGRKADAQMQSETQGMLGGMDLGKLLG; encoded by the coding sequence ATGGATTTCGGCAAACTGCAGGAGATGATGGGCCAGGCGCAGCACATGCAGGCCCAGATGGAAGAAAAGCTTGCCACCACCACCGCTGAGGCTACCTCCGGCGGCGGGTTGGTAACGGCCCGTGTAAACGGTCGCAAGGAATTGCTGCGGCTCAAGCTGGACCCGAATGTGTTGACCGCTGCTTCCGGTGACATTGAAATGCTGGAAGACCTGATCACCGCAGCAATCAACGAAGCCGGTCGCAAGGCAGACGCTCAGATGCAGTCGGAGACACAGGGCATGCTGGGTGGCATGGATTTAGGCAAGCTGCTCGGATAG
- the dnaX gene encoding DNA polymerase III subunit gamma/tau — MPYQVLARKYRPQRFADVAGQDHVTRTLQNALEQGRIAHGYIFSGHRGIGKTTIARILACALNCHNTIGSPERPTPEPCLKCDACLEIRAGNAVDVIEIDAATNRGIDEIRELRDAARYRPARDRFKIYILDEAHQITDAAFNALLKTLEEPPDHIVFMMATTEPENIPQTIRSRCQHFSFHAVKLDDILGELRGIAAHEGVAADEAALSLLAEAGDGSMRDALSIMDQAIASAPVIDGKAQLSAAEIRELMGTVPNTVFEEILEFVARNDAATVLTTAGRLLDAGNSPSQIARQFVRYLRNCVVAKIASLTEDENSSDLLQISPDERRRAVRTALLFTEEELTRFLNVMLRTFDDLGFRQEQRLHLEMGLIKLVHLQRLVPVEEFLAQLPKTSGNSTPRVLPPQRAAIPAAPAPAPRPPANTPSRFSGAPEPAAPRTQAAPAPSISTSPFASNTAESAARPVASVISQPQTEGSLALAPEPVKEPSNVSPLAQPGVITMPEPSTGLNAHVAPSPIVLEEPVAIALQADENYDPSWENIVSPDEDPEATEPASQPVATSAAASGTAELQAAAVEALFATKKNNSAAEQLEESHWTIADGEVKIEVSLSKPMIGTIFRADVEAIIKAALREKGLVGVKISVVPAAVDNKPKEPKKPRSGSVQAKALDHPTVQKAQKLFNAEISTVFDLRKD; from the coding sequence ATGCCGTATCAGGTTCTTGCCCGCAAATATCGACCGCAACGCTTCGCTGATGTCGCGGGGCAAGACCACGTCACCCGAACACTGCAGAACGCCCTGGAACAGGGCCGCATTGCGCATGGCTACATCTTCAGCGGACACCGCGGCATTGGTAAGACGACCATCGCGCGCATCCTTGCGTGTGCGCTGAACTGCCACAACACAATTGGTTCGCCTGAGCGCCCCACGCCGGAGCCTTGCCTGAAATGCGATGCCTGCCTGGAGATCCGTGCGGGTAATGCGGTTGACGTCATTGAGATTGACGCCGCCACCAACCGTGGCATTGATGAGATCCGTGAACTGCGCGATGCCGCGCGTTATCGGCCCGCGCGCGATCGCTTCAAGATTTACATCCTTGACGAAGCTCATCAGATCACGGATGCCGCTTTCAATGCGCTGCTGAAGACGCTGGAGGAGCCACCAGACCACATCGTCTTCATGATGGCGACCACGGAACCGGAGAACATACCGCAGACCATCCGGTCGCGTTGCCAGCACTTCAGCTTTCATGCCGTAAAGCTGGACGACATCCTGGGTGAATTGCGCGGTATTGCCGCGCATGAAGGCGTTGCTGCGGATGAAGCTGCACTGTCTCTGTTGGCTGAAGCTGGCGATGGCTCCATGCGCGATGCGCTGTCCATCATGGATCAGGCGATTGCCTCGGCTCCCGTCATCGACGGCAAGGCGCAACTGAGTGCCGCTGAAATCCGCGAACTTATGGGTACCGTGCCGAACACGGTGTTTGAAGAGATTCTGGAATTCGTTGCGCGCAACGATGCTGCTACGGTTCTCACCACCGCTGGACGCCTTCTGGATGCAGGCAATTCACCTTCGCAGATTGCACGGCAGTTCGTGCGGTATCTCCGCAATTGCGTCGTCGCAAAGATCGCGTCGCTGACCGAAGACGAAAATTCCAGCGACCTGCTGCAGATCAGCCCGGATGAGCGTCGGCGTGCGGTACGTACCGCGTTGTTGTTCACCGAAGAAGAGCTAACGCGTTTCCTCAATGTGATGCTGCGGACGTTTGATGACCTCGGCTTCCGACAGGAGCAGCGACTGCACCTGGAGATGGGACTGATCAAGCTGGTACACCTGCAGCGTCTGGTGCCAGTAGAGGAGTTCCTCGCGCAGCTCCCGAAGACATCGGGGAATTCCACGCCGCGTGTTCTGCCGCCACAACGCGCGGCCATTCCTGCTGCTCCAGCGCCCGCTCCACGACCTCCAGCAAACACACCTTCGCGCTTCAGTGGAGCGCCTGAACCTGCTGCACCGCGCACGCAGGCCGCCCCAGCACCTTCCATTTCGACATCGCCCTTCGCTTCCAACACGGCGGAGTCAGCGGCGCGCCCCGTGGCCAGCGTTATCTCGCAACCGCAGACGGAAGGGAGCCTGGCTCTGGCTCCAGAGCCGGTAAAAGAGCCGTCGAATGTTTCGCCGTTGGCTCAGCCCGGCGTCATCACCATGCCGGAGCCAAGCACAGGGCTGAACGCCCATGTGGCGCCGTCGCCCATTGTTTTGGAAGAACCTGTCGCCATTGCGCTACAGGCCGATGAAAACTACGACCCCTCGTGGGAGAACATTGTTTCCCCTGACGAGGATCCGGAGGCAACGGAGCCTGCATCACAACCCGTGGCCACCAGTGCTGCTGCTTCCGGAACAGCGGAATTGCAGGCAGCTGCAGTCGAGGCTCTTTTCGCCACGAAGAAGAACAACTCCGCGGCGGAGCAGTTGGAAGAGAGCCACTGGACCATCGCCGACGGTGAAGTAAAGATCGAAGTTTCACTTTCAAAGCCGATGATTGGCACGATCTTCCGTGCGGATGTGGAAGCGATCATCAAGGCAGCACTTCGCGAAAAAGGTTTGGTCGGCGTAAAGATCAGCGTCGTTCCCGCAGCAGTCGACAACAAACCAAAGGAGCCAAAGAAGCCTCGCTCAGGTTCCGTGCAGGCAAAGGCTTTGGATCACCCCACAGTGCAGAAGGCACAGAAGCTGTTCAACGCGGAGATCAGCACAGTGTTCGATCTCCGAAAGGATTAG